CCATCCGCACCACCGGACGAGGCGGAGAGCACAATTCGGAGCCCGGTAACActtgattttctttaaaaaaaacttttgccaccattttttttcgccgaattgtaagaaataatatttaccgtcgaagcaaaaaaaagtttcggttTTCATgtttaatcgaaaaatcccgattttcTCATCAAGCCACAGTTTTGAACCAAGAAAAGAGGCGGAGCTAAGAATTTGCAaacctgcggcacggttttattcatgtcgatttacgggggtTCTTTGTACTGCACGTGGacaagttttaatttttttttctaataaaatcaGTTTACAACAAATAaatcagttttacaactaaacacgagccgcgacgcgacacgcaacgcgccgtaaatctacacaaaatctctccgacccaaaatggcctagttcggcaaactctgccatttcaatttatgagggaagccagaattccGTGGCATgattttacagattttgactgaaatttttaaatttcgattatttttgctaaattgttttgcatttaacatttaaaatggccagttttttaaatttaaaaatcgatgcaaaaaaaaacaaaaaaagaagcaaaaatatttaatcgaAAATCAGGGTTACgcaaaatatgtgaaaattattcaaaaaaaattcccacttAGTACGAAGCACGAAGTACGAAGCTTCTttgtaaatcgacaaaaacaattatttttccaaaaaaaatttttttaagttcaaaaagttgaaacgaATTTCTAGCCTTTCCTctattatttgattttcatttttcaataaaaaggaACAATAGTGACACATTATTTGAACAAATAATAATGGTTTTCttctaaagaaaaaaaaatctgaatcatttttcaacttttccaaaaacattctccaccaccaaaaattgaaaaattcgtgcGTTTTCACTCTGCGCGtctttttttgccgaaaattgacaCGGATTAACTGGTTATATTACCTCAACCGAAACGACCTTTTACACACACGTTTATATTGGAAAATActtattttatttccaaaactttaaattttctagaaaaaacatGTATTCGGAAAAATTCTGCCCCGTCAATATTTGGGACGCGCCACTGTATTGGATTCGGAAAAATGTTGtcagtttttgcttttttttcactaatttttcattacgggaacacaaaaaattctgagaatgcgtattgtgcaacatatttaACCGCGCAAaagatcaaactacagtaattcttaaaatgactactgtagcgcttgtgtcgatttacgaggtcgaaaatcgagatttcgtaaatcgacgcAAGCGCgatgtggccgagttttccccagctgaaagtttttagaaatgtttagaattaaaatttttaggacCTCCCATTCGTCTCCTCAATAGTCGGAGGCCTGTTCGCTGGCCGAGCAATTGTGGTCAGTGGAATGGTTTTGCCAGGATTCGCGTCGGATCGGAAAAGGTGAGAATTGCctgattttgagcaaaaaattccaatttttttgaaaaatcattgttgttttccgaaaaatccaatttccccaaaaagtcaattttttccaaaaaaaaaagttgttttgacaatttccaattttttctgaaaatccaatATTTTCCCTATTAATCccttttctccaaaaaaaatccatttttctcgGAATTTCTTCTTTTGACAATATCcaatttgttctaaaaaattttttttccgaaaaatttcattttttattcaaaggtttccaattggaagaaatggtatttataaggaaaaaaaattgattgatacctttgaataaaaaatgcaatttttcggaaaaaaagaaaattttcggaaaagttttttttaagtgttgattttttcccaattttttaaaaattaattgttctccgaaaattttcttttttttttctaaaaattcaatttttattgaaacaattttttttataaattccaaattttatcccagaagctcaaaatttttttccaaaaaaagctgtttttccctaaaagttgttttttttcgaaaaataaaaaatataaattttccaaaaattactttcttcttccaaaagttccaattttttcgaaaaattccagatttcaaATCGATCTGTGCTGTGGGCTATTAATTGATGGAGATCATATGGACAATAAGGCTCTTCATTTTAATCCGAGATTTGATGCAAAAACCGGATGGTAAGggtttttgtagaaaaaaaactggacgGTGCgatccatttttttcaaaattattttcaaaactcataGTCAGTTTTTCAACGacaaatttgagtttttttttctagaaaaatgaaaattatcgactttCGCCTTATAAAAACGCTTGCAGATTCCTTTTCccctatttttgaattttcaggttcaGCGGCCCTGGGGACGATAAGCTCGTGATCAACTCGTTCGTTTCGGGACGATGGGGCAACGAAGAACGATTCGATAATCCGTTCAAGGAGGGAGAACCCTTCCAGATTCGGATAATGGTTTTTGAGAAGTACTTTAAGGTGATTTAGCCTTTAGAGCACAACAAACACGGAAAAAatctgcgaccaatcagcgcttcgctccgcccatttcaaccaatcagatgaagtgggcggagttcgaaaatgcgtattggtcacaattcttattttgaaggaaatttagCCGCTGTTGGTCGTGAAATTGTATGAACTTCTGAGAATTTTACAGCgcaattccatttttaaaaaagtaaaaacataagagattttttatttaaaggtggtgtagtcgaattttttttattgcctta
This is a stretch of genomic DNA from Caenorhabditis elegans chromosome V. It encodes these proteins:
- the lec-12 gene encoding Galectin (Partially confirmed by transcript evidence); protein product: MSEPSAPPDEAESTIRSPDLPFVSSIVGGLFAGRAIVVSGMVLPGFASDRKRFQIDLCCGLLIDGDHMDNKALHFNPRFDAKTGWFSGPGDDKLVINSFVSGRWGNEERFDNPFKEGEPFQIRIMVFEKYFKISASGKHMCDFPHRVPVESIRTISINGNIRVDYVEFHPPEDSMPTE
- the lec-12 gene encoding Galectin (Partially confirmed by transcript evidence), with the protein product MVLPGFASDRKRFQIDLCCGLLIDGDHMDNKALHFNPRFDAKTGWFSGPGDDKLVINSFVSGRWGNEERFDNPFKEGEPFQIRIMVFEKYFKISASGKHMCDFPHRVPVESIRTISINGNIRVDYVEFHPPEDSMPTE